A part of Sulfurimonas sp. HSL-1716 genomic DNA contains:
- the rpsB gene encoding 30S ribosomal protein S2: protein MVTMKDLLECGVHFGHQTRRWNPKMKKYIFGVRKNIHIIDLQKTLRYFRNTYQIVVDAAAEGKTVLFVGTKKQARNTLKEAALKCGMPYVENRWLGGMLTNFETIQKSIRKLEAIEQMEENGQMSLLTKKEALMLSRQKEKLSSYFGGIRDMKKLPDMLFVLDAAKEHIAVLEARCLNIPIVAPLDTNCDPDLIDFPIPGNDDAIRSIQLFCNEMAEAINEGKALANGGSTTDVEEEMEAANAKEVEAEEAAEETAEEEE from the coding sequence ATGGTAACTATGAAAGACCTACTAGAATGTGGTGTACACTTCGGACACCAAACCCGTCGTTGGAACCCAAAGATGAAAAAATATATCTTCGGTGTGCGTAAAAATATCCATATCATCGATCTACAAAAAACATTGCGTTATTTCCGCAATACATATCAAATCGTCGTCGATGCTGCAGCTGAAGGAAAAACAGTCCTTTTTGTCGGAACAAAAAAACAAGCTCGCAATACTTTAAAAGAAGCGGCACTGAAATGCGGTATGCCATATGTTGAAAATCGCTGGTTAGGCGGTATGCTTACGAACTTCGAAACTATCCAAAAGTCTATCCGTAAACTTGAAGCTATCGAGCAGATGGAAGAAAACGGACAGATGTCGCTTTTAACTAAAAAAGAGGCGTTGATGCTTTCTCGTCAAAAAGAGAAACTTTCTTCATACTTCGGCGGTATCCGTGATATGAAAAAACTTCCGGATATGCTTTTCGTACTGGATGCGGCAAAAGAACATATCGCAGTTTTGGAAGCTCGTTGTCTAAACATTCCTATCGTTGCGCCGTTAGATACTAACTGTGATCCGGACCTTATCGATTTCCCGATCCCTGGTAATGATGATGCTATCCGTTCTATCCAGCTTTTCTGTAATGAAATGGCTGAAGCGATCAACGAAGGTAAAGCATTGGCAAACGGCGGTTCTACTACTGATGTAGAAGAGGAGATGGAAGCTGCAAACGCTAAAGAAGTTGAAGCGGAAGAAGCAGCGGAAGAAACAGCAGAAGAGGAAGAGTAA